The following proteins are co-located in the Calliphora vicina chromosome 2, idCalVici1.1, whole genome shotgun sequence genome:
- the Mhc gene encoding myosin heavy chain, muscle isoform X23 codes for MPRPIASQEDEDPSPYLFVSLEQRRIDQSKPYDSKKNCWVPDEKEGYLLGEIKATKGDIVSVSLPGGETKDFKKDQLQQVNPPKYEKAEDMSNLTYLNDASVLHNLRQRYYNKLIYTYSGLFCVAINPYKRYPVYTNRCAKMYRGKRRNEVPPHIFAISDGAYVDMLTNHVNQSMLITGESGAGKTENTKKVIAYFATVGASTKKDESQKNKGSLEDQVVQTNPVLEAFGNAKTVRNDNSSRFGKFIRIHFGPTGKLAGADIETYLLEKARVISQQSLERSYHIFYQIMSGSVAGVKDYCLLSNNVYDYHIVSQGKVTVASIDDADEFHLTDQAFDILGFTKQEKEDVYRITAAVMHMGGMKFKQRGREEQAEQDGEEEGGRVAKLFGCDCAELYKNLLKPRIKVGNEFVTQGRNVQQVTNSIGALCKGVFDRLFKWLVKKCNETLDTKQKRQHFIGVLDIAGFEIFDFNGFEQLCINFTNEKLQQFFNHHMFVLEQEEYKREGIDWAFIDFGMDLLACIELIEKPMGILSILEEESMFPKATDQTFAEKLTNTHLGKSAPFQKPKPPKPGQQAAHFAIGHYAGVVSYNITGWLEKNKDPLNDTVVDQFKKSQNKLLIEIFADHPGQSGGGEQAKGGRGKKGGGFATVSSAYKEQLNSLMTTLRSTQPHFVRCIIPNEMKQPGLVDAHLVMHQLTCNGVLEGIRICRKGFPNRMVYSDFKQRYMILAPAIMVAEKQPKNAAAKCLESVGLDSDMYRIGHTKVFFRAGVLGQMEEFRDERLGKIMSWMQAWARGYLARKGFKKLQEQRVALKVVQRNLRKYLQLRTWPWYKLWQKVKPLLNVSRVEDEIARLEEKAKKAEEAHAAEVKVRKELEALNAKLLAEKTALLDSLSGEKGALQDYQERCSKLQAQKNDLENQLRDIQERLTQEEDARNQLFQQKKKGDQEVSGLKKDIEDLELSVQKAEQDKATKDHQIRNLNDEIAHQDELINKLNKEKKMQGESNQKTGEELQAAEDKINHLNKVKSKLEQTLDELEDSLEREKKLRGDIEKSKRKVEGDLKLTQEAVSDLERNKKELEQTIQRKDKELSSITAKLEDEQVVVSKHQRQIKELQARIEELEEEVEAERQARAKAEKQRADLARELEELGERLEEAGGATSAQIELNKKREAELSKLRRDLEEANIQHESTLANLRKKHNDSIAEMAEQVDQLNKLKAKAEHDRQTCHNELNQTRSACDQLSRDKAAQEKIAKQLQHTLNEVQSKLDETNRTLNDFDAAKKKLSIENSDLLRQLEEAESQVSQLSKIKISLTTQLEDTKRLADEESRERATLLGKFRNLEHDLDNLREQVEEEAEGKADLQRQLSKANAEAQIWRSKYESDGVARSEELEEAKRKLQARLAEAEETIESLNQKCIGLEKTKQRLSTEVEDLQLEVDRANAIANAAEKKQKAFDKIIGEWKLKVDDLAAELDASQKECRNYSTELFRLKGAYEEGQEQLEAVRRENKNLADEVKDLLDQIGEGGRNIHEIEKARKRLEAEKDELQAALEEAEAALEQEENKVLRAQLELSQVRQEIDRRIQEKEEEFENTRKNHQRALDSMQASLEAEAKGKAEALRMKKKLEADINELEIALDHANKANAEAQKNIKRYQQQLKDIQTALEEEQRARDDAREQLGISERRANALQNELEESRTLLEQADRGRRQAEQELADAHEQLNEVSAQNASISAAKRKLESELQTLHSDLDELLNEAKNSEEKAKKAMVDAARLADELRAEQDHAQTQEKLRKALEQQIKELQVRLDEAEANALKGGKKAIQKLEQRCRELENELDGEQRRHADAQKNLRKSERRIKELSFQSEEDRKNHERMQDLVDKLQQKIKTYKRQIEEAEEIAALNLAKFRKAQQELEEAEERADMAEQAISKFRAKGRAGSVGRGASPAPRAMSVRPQLDGMAFPPRFDLAPEDF; via the exons ATGCCGCGTCCAATTGCTAGCCAAGAAGATGAGGATCCAAGCCCATACTTGTTTGTATCATTGGAACAAAGGCGTATCGATCAATCGAAACCCTATGACTCTAAGAAGAACTGTTGGGTTCCCGATGAGAAAGAGGGTTATCTCCTTGGTGAAATTAAGGCCACCAAGGGTGATATCGTCAGCGTTAGCTTGCCCGGCGGTGAG ACCAAAGATTTCAAGAAAGATCAGCTCCAACAAGTCAACCCTCCCAAATACGAGAAGGCTGAGGATATGTCCAACTTGACATACCTTAACGATGCCTCCGTACTCCATAACTTGAGACAACGTTACTACAACAAGCTTATCTAC accTACTCTGGTCTTTTCTGCGTTGCCATCAATCCCTACAAGCGTTACCCCGTATATACCAACCGTTGCGCTAAGATGTACCGTGGTAAGCGCCGTAATGAAGTGCCACCCCATATTTTCGCCATTTCTGATGGTGCCTACGTCGACATGTTGACCAACCACGTCAATCAATCTATGTTGATTACCGGTGAGTCTGGTGCTGGTAAGACTGAAAACACCAAGAAGGTAATTGCTTACTTCGCCACCGTCGGTGCCTCCACCAAGAAGGACGAATCCCAAAAGAACAAGGGTTCCTTGGAAGATCAAGTCGTACAAACCAATCCTGTTCTTGAAGCCTTCGGTAACGCCAAGACCGTCCGTAACGATAACTCTTCTCGTTTC GGTAAATTCATCCGTATTCATTTCGGCCCCACTGGTAAATTGGCTGGTGCTGATATTGAAACTT ACTTGTTGGAAAAGGCTCGTGTCATCTCCCAACAATCTTTGGAACGTTCTTACCACATTTTCTACCAGATCATGTCTGGTTCTGTTGCCGGTGTTAAAG attACTGTTTGTTGTCCAACAACGTCTACGATTACCACATTGTCTCTCAGGGCAAGGTTACTGTTGCCAGTATCGATGATGCTGATGAATTCCACCTTACCGAT caaGCCTTCGATATCTTGGGCTTCACCAAGCAAGAAAAGGAAGATGTCTACAGAATCACCGCCGCTGTCATGCACATGGGTGGCATGAAGTTCAAGCAACGTGGTCGCGAAGAACAGGCTGAACAAGATGGTGAAGAAGAAGGTGGCCGTGTTGCCAAGTTGTTCGGTTGCGATTGCGCTGAATTGTACAAGAACTTGTTGAAACCCCGCATTAAGGTCGGTAACGAATTCGTCACCCAAGGTCGTAACGTACAACAAGTCACCAACTCCATCGGTGCTCTCTGCAAGGGTGTCTTCGATCGTCTCTTCAAATGGTTGGTCAAGAAGTGTAACGAAACTTTGGATACCAAGCAAAAACGTCAACACTTCATTGGTGTATTGGATATTGCtggttttgaaattttcgac TTCAACGGTTTCGAACAATTGTGTATCAATTTCACTAACGAAAAATTGCAACAATTCTTCAATCATCACATGTTCGTTTTGGAACAAGAAGAATACAAGCGCGAAGGTATTGACTGGGCCTTTATCGATTTCGGTATGGACTTGTTGGCCTGTATTGAATTGATTGAGAAG cCTATGGGTATCTTGTCCATCCTTGAAGAAGAGTCTATGTTCCCCAAGGCTACTGATCAAACATTCGCCGAAAAGTTGACCAACACTCACTTGGGCAAATCTGCTCCCTTCCAGAAGCCCAAGCCTCCAAAGCCTGGTCAACAAGCTGCTCACTTCGCTATTGGCCATTATGCTGGTGTTGTATCCTATAACATCACCGGTTGGTTGGAAAAGAACAAGGATCCCTTGAACGACACTGTTGTCGATCAATTCAAGAAGTCTCAAAACAAATTGTTGATCGAAATCTTCGCTGATCACCCTGGCCAATCCGGTGGCGGTGAACAAGCTAAGGGCGGTCGTGGTAAGAAGGGTGGTGGCTTCGCTACTGTATCTTCAGCCTACAAGGAACAATTGAACAGCTTGATGACCACCTTGCGTTCAACTCAACCTCATTTCGTACGTTGCATCATTCCCAACGAAATGAAACAACCTGGTCTTGTAGATGCTCATTTGGTTATGCATCAATTGACCTGTAACGGTGTACTTGAAGGTATCCGTATTTGCCGTAAAGGTTTCCCCAACAGAATGGTATACTCTGATTTCAAGCAACG TTATATGATTTTGGCTCCAGCCATTATGGTTGCTGAAAAACAACCCAAGAATGCCGCAGCCAAGTGTTTGGAATCTGTCGGTTTGGATTCCGATATGTACCGTATTGGTCACACCAAG GTGTTCTTCCGTGCCGGTGTCTTGGGTCAAATGGAAGAATTCCGTGATGAACGTTTGGGCAAGATCATGTCCTGGATGCAAGCCTGGGCTCGCGGTTACTTGGCTCGCAAGGGCTTCAAGAAATTGCAAGAACAACGTGTTGCCCTCAAGGTTGTGCAACGCAACTTGCGCAAATACTTGCAATTGCGTACCTGGCCCTGGTACAAATTGTGGCAAAAGGTCAAGCCTTTGCTCAATGTATCCCGCGTTGAAGATGAAATTGCT CGTCTTGAAGAGAAGGCTAAGAAGGCTGAAGAAGCTCATGCTGCCGAAGTTAAGGTACGCAAGGAATTGGAAGCCCTTAATGCTAAGTTGTTAGCTGAAAAGACTGCCTTGTTGGACTCCTTGTCCGGCGAAAAGGGTGCTTTGCAAGACTACCAAGAAAGATGCTCCAAACTCCAAGCCCAAAAGAACGACCTCGAAAATCAATTGCGC GACATCCAAGAGCGCTTGACCCAAGAGGAAGATGCCCGCAACCAATTGTTCCAACAGAAAAAGAAGGGTGACCAAGAAGTCTCTGGCCTCAAAAAGGACATTGAAGACTTGGAATTGAGCGTCCAAAAGGCCGAACAAGATAAGGCTACCAAGGACCACCAAATCCGCAACTTGAACGATGAAATCGCCCACCAAGACGAACTCATCAACAAGTTGAACAAGGAGAAGAAGATGCAAGGTGAATCCAACCAGAAGACTGGTGAGGAACTCCAAGCCGCCGAAGACAAGATCAACCACTTGAACAAGGTCAAGTCCAAGTTGGAACAAACCTTGGATGAATTGGAAGACTCCTTGGAACGCGAGAAGAAATTGCGCGGTGACATCGAGAAGTCCAAGCGCAAGGTTGAAGGTGACTTGAAACTTACCCAAGAAGCCGTCTCCGATTTGGAACGCAACAAAAAGGAATTGGAACAAACCATCCAACGCAAGGACAAGGAATTGTCCTCCATCACCGCCAAATTGGAAGATGAACAAGTTGTTGTCAGCAAGCACCAACGCCAAATCAAGGAATTGCAAGCCCGCATCGAAGAATTGGAAGAAGAAGTCGAAGCCGAACGTCAAGCTCGCGCCAAGGCTGAGAAACAACGTGCTGATTTGGCTCGCGAATTGGAGGAATTGGGTGAACGTCTTGAAGAAGCCGGTGGTGCTACTTCTGCCCAAATTGAACTCAACAAGAAGCGTGAAGCCGAACTCAGCAAATTGCGTCGTGACTTGGAAGAAGCCAACATTCAACATGAATCTACCTTGGCTAACTTGCGCAAGAAGCACAACGATTCTATCGCTGAAATGGCCGAACAAGTTGATCAACTCAACAAATTGAAGGCTAA GGCTGAACACGATCGCCAGACTTGCCACAATGAGTTGAACCAAACTCGTTCTGCCTGCGATCAACTTTCTCGTGATAAG gCTGCCCAAGAAAAGATTGCCAAGCAATTGCAACACACCCTCAATGAAGTCCAATCCAAATTGGATGAAACCAACAGAACCCTCAACGACTTCGATGCCGCCAAGAAGAAGCTTTCCATTGAAAACTCCGACCTCTTGCGCCAATTGGAAGAAGCCGAATCCCAAGTTTCCCAATTGTCCAAGATCAAGATCTCCCTCACCACTCAATTGGAAGATACCAAGCGTTTGGCTGATGAAGAATCCCGCGAACGTGCCACCCTTTTGGGCAAATTCCGCAACTTGGAACACGACTTGGATAACCTCCGCGAACAAGTAGAAGAAGAAGCTGAAGGCAAGGCCGATTTGCAACGTCAACTCAGCAAGGCTAACGCTGAAGCTCAAATCTGGCGCAGCAAGTACGAATCTGATGGTGTTGCCCGCTCCGAAGAATTGGAAGAAGCCAAGAGGAAGTTGCAAGCTCGCTTGGCCGAAGCCGAGGAAACCATCGAATCCCTCAACCAAAAATGCATTGGCCTCGAGAAGACCAAGCAACGCTTGTCCACCGAAGTCGAAGATTTGCAATTGGAAGTCGACCGTGCCAACGCTATTGCCAACGCCGCCGAGAAGAAACAAAAGGCCTTCGACAAGATCATTGGCGAATGGAAACTTAAGGTTGACGATTTGGCTGCTGAACTTGATGCCTCCCAAAAGGAATGCCGCAACTACTCCACCGAATTGTTCCGTCTCAAGGGTGCCTACGAAGAAGGCCAAGAACAATTGGAAGCCGTCCGTCGTGAAAACAAGAACTTGGCTGATGAAGTCAAGGACTTGCTCGACCAAATCGGTGAAGGTGGCCGCAACATTCACGAAATCGAAAAGGCCCGCAAACGCTTGGAAGCCGAAAAGGATGAACTCCAAGCTGCCCTCGAAGAAGCTGAAGCTGCTTTGGAACAAGAAGAAAACAAGGTATTGCGCGCTCAATTGGAATTGTCCCAAGTTCGTCAAGAAATCGATCGCCGCATCCAAGAGAAGGAAGAAGAATTCGAAAACACCCGCAAGAACCACCAACGTGCTCTCGACTCCATGCAAGCCTCCCTCGAAGCCGAAGCCAAGGGTAAGGCTGAGGCCCTTCGCATGAAGAAGAAGTTGGAAGCTGACATCAACGAATTGGAAATTGCTTTGGATCACGCCAACAAG GCTAACGCCGAGGCCCAAAAGAACATCAAACGCTACCAACAACAACTCAAGGACATCCAAACCGCCCTTGAAGAAGAACAAAGAGCTCGTGATGATGCCCGCGAACAATTGGGTATCTCCGAACGTCGTGCCAACGCTCTCCAAAACGAATTGGAAGAATCCCGCACCCTCCTCGAACAAGCCGATCGCGGTCGTCGTCAAGCCGAACAAGAATTGGCCGATGCCCACGAACAACTCAACGAAGTTTCCGCCCAAAACGCCTCCATCTCCGCTGCCAAGAGGAAATTGGAATCTGAACTCCAAACACTCCACTCTGATTTGGATGAATTATTGAACGAAGCCAAGAACTCCGAAGAGAAGGCCAAGAAGGCTATGGTTGATGCTGCCCGTCTCGCCGATGAACTCCGCGCTGAACAAGACCACGCCCAAACCCAAGAAAAACTCAGAAAGGCCCTTGAACAACAAATCAAGGAATTGCAAGTCCGTTTGGATGAAGCTGAAGCCAACGCCCTCAAGGGAGGCAAGAAGGCTATCCAAAAATTGGAACAACGCTGCCGCGAATTGGAGAACGAATTGGATGGTGAACAAAGAAGACACGCCGATGCCCAAAAGAACCTCCGCAAATCCGAACGTCGCATTAAGGAATTGAGCTTCCAATCTGAAGAAGACCGCAAGAACCACGAACGTATGCAAGACTTGGTTGACAAACTCCAACAAAAGATCAAGACATACAAGAGGCAAATCGAAGAAGCCGAAGAAATCGCCGCCCTCAACTTGGCCAAATTCCGCAAAGCCCAACAAGAACTTGAAGAAGCCGAAGAACGTGCCGATATGGCTGAACAAGCCATCAGCAAATTCCGTGCCAAGGGACGTGCCGGTTCCGTTGGCCGTGGTGCCAGCCCCGCG CCCCGTGCTATGTCCGTGCGGCCACAATTGGACGGTATGGCTTTCCCACCAAGATTCGACCTTGCTCCCGAAGATTTCTAA